The following proteins are co-located in the Haloplanus sp. HW8-1 genome:
- a CDS encoding 1,4-dihydroxy-2-naphthoyl-CoA synthase, giving the protein MVSDLFDPDRWTTVTDEFSDVTYHRADDVPAVRVAIDRPEVRNAFRPRTVDELYAALDHARQQADVGCVLLTGNGPSPKDGGWAFSAGGDQAIRGESGYEYRGDDAAPDDATAAATDDAELDADAPTVGRLHILEVQRLIRFMPKPVVAVVPGWAVGGGHSLHVVCDLTLASEGHAKFLQTDPDVASFDGGFGSAYLARQIGQKKAREVFFLGKTYDAAEAAEMGMVNEAVAHEDLEDVALSWAETMTDKSPTAMRMLKYAFNLADDGLVGQQVFAGEATRLAYMTDEASEGRDAFLEGRPPDFSDVPWHY; this is encoded by the coding sequence ATGGTTTCCGACCTCTTCGATCCCGACCGCTGGACGACCGTCACCGACGAGTTCAGCGACGTGACCTACCACCGGGCAGACGACGTCCCCGCGGTCCGGGTCGCTATCGACCGGCCCGAGGTACGCAACGCCTTCCGTCCCCGCACCGTCGACGAACTCTACGCGGCGCTGGATCACGCCCGCCAGCAGGCCGACGTCGGCTGTGTCCTCCTGACGGGCAACGGGCCGTCGCCGAAGGACGGCGGGTGGGCGTTCTCGGCGGGCGGCGATCAGGCGATCCGCGGGGAGTCCGGGTACGAGTACCGAGGGGACGACGCCGCGCCCGACGACGCCACCGCCGCGGCGACCGACGACGCCGAACTCGACGCCGACGCGCCAACGGTCGGCCGCCTCCACATCCTCGAAGTCCAGCGGCTGATCCGCTTTATGCCCAAACCTGTCGTCGCCGTGGTCCCTGGGTGGGCCGTCGGCGGTGGTCACTCCCTTCACGTCGTCTGTGATCTCACGCTCGCGAGCGAGGGTCACGCGAAGTTCCTCCAGACCGATCCGGACGTGGCCTCCTTCGACGGCGGCTTCGGCTCTGCCTACCTCGCCCGACAGATCGGACAAAAGAAGGCCCGAGAGGTGTTTTTCCTCGGCAAGACCTACGACGCCGCCGAGGCGGCCGAGATGGGCATGGTGAACGAGGCGGTGGCTCACGAGGATCTGGAGGACGTAGCACTATCGTGGGCCGAGACGATGACCGACAAGAGCCCGACGGCGATGCGTATGCTCAAGTACGCCTTCAACCTCGCCGACGACGGGTTGGTCGGCCAGCAGGTGTTCGCGGGCGAGGCGACCCGGCTTGCGTACATGACCGACGAGGCCAGCGAGGGACGGGACGCCTTCCTCGAGGGACGGCCACCGGACTTCTCGGACGTCCCGTGGCACTACTGA
- a CDS encoding inorganic phosphate transporter, which produces MIGPLLLIGFAVSLFVGFNIGGSNTGPAFGPAVGAGVISKLFAGALMAVFFSVGAWTIGRRVVNTLGRELVTDPGVFTVQSSIVVLFFIGGALFVGNYAGVPASTSMTAVGAIAGLGVAAGELDWAVMGEIAVWWIVAPLVGFWVSGVVGRYFYPTINRWVAIERSDGALLTFDRSGTVPVPRSGPNTTRREVVGTVVVIGIGCLMAFSSGTSNIANAIAPLYGAGVDLNLLILLGCGAVAVGALTIARRTLDTLGNDITDLPLTAAIVVAVISSGIVIGLSAIGIPASFVIIATMSIVGLGWGRATRSITVSEGVRGEKTPNVSVGALTTEDLGEEAPDIGEEAPEDTPSAAELFNPETTGRVVLMQNVVPLLSTIGAYATFRLLFAVWW; this is translated from the coding sequence ATGATCGGTCCACTCCTCTTGATCGGCTTCGCGGTATCGCTGTTCGTCGGGTTCAACATCGGCGGCTCGAACACCGGGCCGGCGTTCGGCCCGGCGGTCGGTGCGGGCGTCATCTCGAAACTGTTCGCGGGTGCGCTCATGGCCGTCTTCTTCTCGGTCGGTGCGTGGACCATCGGCCGCCGGGTCGTGAACACGCTGGGTCGCGAACTGGTGACGGATCCCGGCGTCTTCACCGTCCAGTCGAGCATCGTCGTCCTCTTTTTCATCGGCGGCGCGCTGTTCGTCGGTAACTACGCCGGCGTCCCGGCCTCGACGTCGATGACGGCCGTGGGCGCCATCGCCGGCCTCGGCGTCGCCGCGGGCGAACTCGACTGGGCGGTCATGGGCGAGATCGCGGTCTGGTGGATCGTCGCCCCTCTCGTCGGCTTCTGGGTGTCGGGCGTCGTCGGCCGGTACTTTTACCCGACCATCAACCGCTGGGTCGCCATCGAGCGCAGCGACGGGGCGCTCCTTACGTTCGATCGCTCCGGTACCGTCCCGGTCCCGCGTTCGGGACCCAACACGACCCGTCGCGAAGTCGTCGGAACGGTCGTCGTCATCGGCATCGGTTGTCTGATGGCCTTCTCCTCGGGCACGTCGAACATCGCCAACGCCATCGCGCCGCTGTACGGTGCCGGCGTCGATCTGAACCTCCTGATCCTGCTTGGGTGTGGCGCCGTGGCCGTCGGGGCGCTCACCATCGCCCGCCGGACGCTCGATACCCTCGGCAACGACATCACCGACCTGCCGCTGACGGCGGCCATCGTCGTCGCCGTCATCTCCTCGGGCATCGTCATCGGGCTCTCGGCCATCGGTATCCCAGCCTCCTTCGTCATTATCGCCACCATGTCCATCGTCGGCCTCGGCTGGGGGCGTGCCACCCGGTCGATCACCGTCTCCGAAGGGGTGCGCGGCGAGAAGACTCCGAACGTCTCCGTGGGGGCGCTCACCACCGAGGACCTGGGCGAGGAGGCCCCCGACATCGGCGAGGAGGCACCCGAGGACACCCCGAGTGCCGCCGAACTGTTCAACCCCGAGACGACGGGTCGGGTGGTACTCATGCAGAACGTGGTGCCGCTCCTCTCGACCATCGGCGCGTACGCGACCTTCCGCCTGCTCTTTGCCGTCTGGTGGTAA
- a CDS encoding mandelate racemase/muconate lactonizing enzyme family protein: MNRHEFSLDLVAPLSTARGRIERREGVLVGIGADGVRGVGEATPLPGWTESIDDCRTALDAVADADAIGGLRAVDDPREPLADAPAAITDPLADAPAARHAVESALLDATGRRRDRSLAALLADRPAATVPVNATLGDAPAAETVAAAIDAVDAGVACLKVKVGVGSLDRDVTRLRSVRAAVGSDVALRADANGAWDRETAREAIEALATLDLAYLEQPLPATDLSGHAALRGRGVDIALDETLAEMPPAAILGADAADVVVLKPMALGGPGRAVRTARSARAAGVDPVVTTTVDAAPARTAAVHVAAAIPEIRPCGLATRDTLATDLCPDPVPVEDGAVAVPDGPGVAGSAFDDLV, translated from the coding sequence ATGAACCGCCACGAGTTCTCCCTCGACCTCGTCGCTCCCCTGTCGACCGCTCGCGGCCGCATCGAGCGACGCGAGGGCGTCCTGGTCGGGATCGGCGCCGACGGCGTCCGCGGGGTCGGCGAGGCCACGCCGCTCCCCGGCTGGACGGAGTCGATCGACGACTGTCGGACGGCGCTCGACGCCGTCGCCGACGCGGACGCGATCGGCGGCCTCCGGGCCGTCGACGATCCGCGGGAGCCGTTGGCCGACGCGCCAGCGGCGATCACCGATCCGCTGGCCGACGCACCCGCGGCGAGACACGCCGTCGAGAGCGCCCTCCTCGACGCGACGGGTCGGCGTCGTGACCGTTCGCTCGCGGCCCTCCTCGCCGACCGGCCGGCAGCGACCGTCCCGGTGAACGCGACACTCGGCGACGCTCCGGCGGCGGAGACGGTCGCGGCCGCCATCGACGCGGTGGACGCGGGGGTCGCCTGTCTGAAGGTGAAAGTCGGCGTCGGTAGCCTCGACCGTGACGTGACCCGCCTCCGGTCGGTGAGAGCCGCCGTCGGGTCCGACGTGGCGCTCCGGGCGGACGCCAACGGTGCGTGGGACCGAGAGACGGCGAGGGAGGCAATCGAGGCGCTCGCGACGCTCGATCTGGCGTACCTCGAACAGCCCCTCCCCGCCACCGACCTGTCGGGTCACGCGGCGCTCCGGGGCCGCGGTGTCGACATCGCGCTCGACGAGACGCTGGCCGAGATGCCGCCGGCGGCGATCCTCGGCGCCGACGCGGCCGACGTGGTGGTGTTGAAGCCGATGGCACTCGGCGGTCCGGGACGGGCCGTCCGGACCGCGCGGTCCGCGCGCGCGGCGGGCGTCGACCCGGTGGTGACGACGACGGTCGACGCCGCGCCGGCCCGGACGGCAGCGGTCCACGTCGCCGCCGCCATCCCCGAGATCCGGCCCTGCGGGCTGGCGACTCGCGACACCCTCGCGACGGACCTCTGTCCCGATCCCGTCCCCGTCGAAGACGGGGCGGTCGCCGTTCCCGACGGCCCCGGCGTCGCCGGGTCGGCCTTCGACGACCTCGTCTGA
- a CDS encoding 1,4-dihydroxy-2-naphthoate polyprenyltransferase — translation MSTQETSRRRAWVMAARPQTLPATAAPVAVGTGLAVGRGVEHLLAAAAALIGAALIQIGTNFANDYYDAVKGADTDDREGFTRVTQSGLISPKAVKRASYLTFGAAVLVGTGLVYVGGLPILIVGLLSVTAGYAYTGGPYPLGYHGLGDLFVFVFFGVVAVTGTYYVQAAAVLASPFPLSIPSGTLPPVAVVASLPVAALSTNILVVNNVRDMETDARTGKRTLAVRLGYRWSRVQYVALLALAYLVPPAMWLAGPASPVVCLPLLTLPLAAGLARTVSTRTSGEALNPALERTGKLLAAHALLFGVGLAVGV, via the coding sequence ATGAGCACACAGGAGACCAGCCGACGTCGGGCGTGGGTGATGGCCGCACGGCCACAGACCCTCCCGGCGACCGCCGCGCCGGTCGCCGTCGGCACCGGCCTCGCGGTCGGGCGCGGTGTCGAACACCTCCTCGCGGCCGCTGCCGCCCTGATCGGTGCCGCCCTCATTCAGATCGGTACCAACTTCGCCAACGACTACTACGACGCCGTCAAGGGCGCCGACACCGACGACCGCGAGGGGTTCACCCGCGTCACGCAGTCGGGGCTCATCTCGCCCAAGGCAGTCAAACGTGCCAGTTACCTCACCTTCGGGGCCGCCGTCCTCGTGGGTACAGGACTCGTCTACGTCGGCGGCCTCCCCATCCTGATCGTCGGACTGCTGTCGGTTACAGCCGGCTACGCCTACACCGGCGGTCCCTACCCGCTCGGCTACCACGGCCTCGGCGACCTCTTCGTGTTCGTCTTCTTCGGCGTCGTCGCCGTCACGGGGACGTACTACGTCCAGGCGGCCGCCGTCCTCGCGTCGCCGTTTCCCCTCTCGATTCCGTCGGGGACGCTCCCCCCCGTGGCAGTCGTCGCCAGCCTCCCCGTCGCCGCGCTCTCGACGAACATCCTCGTCGTGAACAACGTCCGCGACATGGAGACGGACGCCCGGACCGGCAAGCGGACCCTCGCCGTCAGGCTGGGCTATCGCTGGAGCCGCGTCCAGTACGTCGCCTTGCTCGCGCTCGCGTACCTCGTCCCGCCCGCGATGTGGCTCGCCGGCCCCGCCTCCCCGGTCGTCTGTCTGCCGCTGCTTACCCTCCCGCTTGCCGCGGGCCTGGCGCGCACCGTCAGTACCCGGACCTCGGGCGAGGCACTCAACCCCGCCCTCGAACGGACCGGCAAACTGCTCGCGGCCCACGCTCTCCTGTTCGGCGTCGGTCTGGCGGTGGGAGTATGA